One Sodalis praecaptivus DNA segment encodes these proteins:
- the yrbN gene encoding protein YrbN — protein sequence MKMNESFHDEVCRLAAIKK from the coding sequence ATGAAAATGAATGAAAGTTTTCACGACGAGGTATGTAGACTGGCCGCCATTAAGAAATGA
- the nlpI gene encoding lipoprotein NlpI, with translation MRPYLRWWFVAMALMLAGCSNSDWRSKDSVLAVPLQPTLQQEVILARMEQILASRALTDDERAQLLYERGVLYDSLGLRALARNDFSQALAIRPDMPEVFNYLGIYLTQAGNYDAAYEAFDSVLELDPTYNYAYLNRGIALYYGGRYRLAQDDLQAFYRDDPNDPFRSLWLFLVEKKIDDGKARNALQSRYVRANKGQWGWNIVEFYLGDISESTLMARLKADATDNTSLAEHLSETDFYLGKHYLSLGDKNAASALFKLTVANNVHNFVEHRYALLELALLGQGQDDLSESDQQ, from the coding sequence ATGAGGCCTTACTTGCGCTGGTGGTTCGTTGCAATGGCGTTAATGCTGGCAGGATGCAGCAACAGTGATTGGCGTAGTAAAGATAGCGTTCTGGCCGTACCTTTGCAGCCCACGCTACAGCAAGAAGTCATCCTGGCGCGTATGGAACAGATACTGGCGAGCCGGGCCCTTACCGATGATGAACGAGCACAGCTATTATATGAGCGCGGAGTGCTGTATGATAGTCTTGGGCTGAGAGCGCTGGCGCGCAATGATTTTTCACAGGCGCTGGCAATCCGACCCGATATGCCGGAAGTTTTTAATTATCTTGGCATATACTTAACGCAGGCGGGCAATTACGATGCCGCCTATGAAGCGTTTGATTCTGTACTAGAGCTTGATCCAACTTACAACTACGCGTATTTAAACCGTGGCATCGCCCTGTATTACGGCGGCCGCTACCGTTTAGCGCAGGATGATCTGCAGGCGTTTTATCGCGACGACCCAAACGATCCCTTCCGCTCGCTGTGGCTTTTCCTGGTCGAGAAAAAAATCGACGATGGTAAAGCGCGTAACGCGCTGCAAAGCCGTTATGTGAGGGCGAATAAAGGGCAATGGGGATGGAATATTGTCGAGTTCTACCTGGGGGACATTAGCGAATCGACGCTGATGGCGCGCCTCAAGGCGGACGCAACGGATAACACTTCGCTCGCCGAGCATCTCAGTGAAACTGACTTCTATTTAGGTAAACACTACCTGAGTCTGGGGGACAAGAACGCCGCTTCGGCGCTGTTCAAACTGACGGTTGCTAACAACGTGCATAACTTTGTTGAGCACCGCTATGCATTGTTGGAATTGGCGCTTTTGGGCCAAGGGCAAGACGACCTATCAGAATCGGACCAGCAATAG